A region of the Enoplosus armatus isolate fEnoArm2 chromosome 8, fEnoArm2.hap1, whole genome shotgun sequence genome:
CAGCACGACCTGAGGGGAGTTCTGGGGATCAAcgtcttgtgtgtgttcagcacagACACCCTGCAGGGATGCCTCAGGCTGCAAACTGCTCCACTGCAAAGCATTATTCATTCTCCAAAAACTACATGATGCAACAGAGTGTCAGCCTGAATAAGGACTTGATGTGTAATGAGCCTAGTATGACGATGATTAACCAGCTTTTGTTAACGTAtgtcctctttgtcctctcttcctcttctgtacTTCTCTTTGTCTACTTCCTCTATCTTTTATTTTGCAGAGGAAGCTGATTACACAACGTTTGGCACCGATTCGCTGACCAGGAAGAAAAACACGGTGCTTTCGGCGGTTCTTCTGCGGCCTGACGCCAACAGGAAAAAACCGCCGGTGATAATCAGCCTCCCGAGGGACTTCCGCCCGGTCTCCTCCATCATCGATGTGGACATCCTCCCTGAGACGCACCGACGTGTTCGCCTGTACAAGCACGGCCAGGAAAAACCGCTGGGCTTCTACATCCGCGATGGCTCCAGCGTACGGGTCACTCCACAGGGCCTGGAGAAGGTCCCGGGGATATTCATCTCTCGCATGGTGCCCGGCGGGCTAGCGGAGAGCACCGGCCTGCTGGCAGTCAATGATGAGGTGCTGGAGGTGAACGGTATCGAGGTGGCTGGGAAGTCTCTCGACCAGGTGACGGACATGATGATCGCCAACAGCCACAACCTCATCATCACCGTCAAGCCTGCCAACCAGCGGAACAATATTGTTcgcggtggaggaggaggaggaggcggcggcggcacGGCGTCAGGTAGCTCAGGACGCTCGTCGGACAGCGGTGCCAGCTACTATGGCTACTCATCGCACGGTGGGGTTGGTGCCGCCGCCTCCATGCCATCGCACATCATCCAGAACTTCCCCGCTGGGGAGCTGGAGAGCGACGAAGACGACGAGGATCT
Encoded here:
- the pard6b gene encoding partitioning defective 6 homolog beta; this translates as MNKNHRVPSNRSLSAVEVKSKFGAEFRRFSLDRSKPGRFDEFYGLLQHVHRIPNVELLVGYADVHGDLLPINNDDNYHKAISTASPLLRLFLQRKEEADYTTFGTDSLTRKKNTVLSAVLLRPDANRKKPPVIISLPRDFRPVSSIIDVDILPETHRRVRLYKHGQEKPLGFYIRDGSSVRVTPQGLEKVPGIFISRMVPGGLAESTGLLAVNDEVLEVNGIEVAGKSLDQVTDMMIANSHNLIITVKPANQRNNIVRGGGGGGGGGGTASGSSGRSSDSGASYYGYSSHGGVGAAASMPSHIIQNFPAGELESDEDDEDLVIEAGGEAEPIRRAPSNYSMPLMPRYEPHLNLRAATTSTSALSINANGTLPASGSSGSLSNANATSTTPSPDRAMERRSLEEDGTVITL